A window from Chrysemys picta bellii isolate R12L10 chromosome 20, ASM1138683v2, whole genome shotgun sequence encodes these proteins:
- the LOC101931379 gene encoding interferon-inducible GTPase 5-like isoform X1 — translation MFTVCSLINCLWEQSTDHGWNWCFFPRKMADTRTFWADLFLEWNSHLVDLSQEESEEFQAAVHAGNLTEAITVVKKSDALLKNTKLNVAITGECGSGKSSFINAIRSLADDDEGAAETNVMESAKEPTSYPHPKHTNVTMWDLPGIGTPNHPANTDGGKVDFARYDFFIIITAGRFRESDANLAQEIEQMGKKFYFVRSKVDEDLRNEKKRKTEINEEEVLQRIRNDCIRNLQKAGIVSPQVFLVSRWDFEKYDAPRLQETFLNELDTHKRHVIFRHLLNESEVFNWKKEAVEQQIWKQAFKSGVIATIPLPFLSVWWDVGTLVDNMTKFCESFGLDDDSIKALEKSMRESGELKTVIEFPLAKETSRDEALKLLKEATGLVMMIAKYFISMIPGIGTVIAAVMSYRVMGRLLRTFVARVAEDSQRVLKRALE, via the coding sequence ATGTTTACAGTGTGCAGCTTAATAAATTGTCTCTGGGAACAAAGTACTGATCATGGCTGGAATTGGTGTTTCTTCCCCAGGAAAATGGCAGATACAAGAACTTTCTGGGCTGATTTATTTTTAGAATGGAATTCACACCTTGTTGATCTGTCCCAGGAGGAATCTGAAGAATTCCAGGCTGCTGTCCATGCAGGAAACCTCACTGAAGCCATCACAGTGGTGAAGAAATCTGATGCGTTGTTAAAAAACACCAAGCTCAATGTTGCCATAACCGGAGAGTGTGGCTCTGGCAAGTCATCTTTCATCAACGCCATCAGAAGCCTAGCTGACGATGATGAAGGTGCAGCTGAGACCAACGTGATGGAATCAGCAAAGGAGCCAACTTCTTATCCGCATCCCAAGCACACAAATGTCACCATGTGGGACCTGCCTGGGATCGGGACACCGAATCATCCAGCAAACACAGATGGGGGGAAGGTGGACTTTGCTCGTTATGATTTCTTCATCATTATCACAGCAGGGCGGTTCCGAGAGTCGGATGCCAACCTGGCCCAGGAGATAGAGCAGATGGGGAAGAAGTTTTACTTTGTCCGCTCCAAGGTGGATGAAGACTTGCgtaatgaaaaaaaaagaaaaactgagaTCAACGAGGAGGAAGTCCTGCAGAGAATCAGAAACGATTGCATCAGGAATCTGCAAAAAGCAGGCATCGTTTCCCCACAGGTTTTCCTGGTGTCGAGATGGGACTTTGAGAAGTACGATGCTCCCCGACTTCAGGAGACCTTTTTGAATGAACTTGACACTCACAAGAGACATGTCATCTTTCGTCACCTGCTCAACGAGTCTGAAGTCTTCAACTGGAAAAAAGAGGCCGTGGAGCAGCAGATCTGGAAGCAAGCCTTTAAGTCAGGCGTTATCGCTACTATTCCTCTCCCATTTCTCTCTGTTTGGTGGGATGTTGGCACCTTGGTGGATAACATGACCAAGTTCTGTGAGAGCTTTGGCCTGGATGATGATTCCATCAAAgcacttgaaaaatccatgcGCGAGTCTGGTGAGCTGAAAACCGTGATAGAATTCCCGCTGGCCAAAGAGACATCAAGAGATGAGGCATTAAAGCTTCTGAAAGAGGCTACGGGGCTAGTTATGATGATAGCTAAGTATTTCATTAGCATGATCCCAGGGATTGGTACTGTGATAGCAGCAGTGATGTCTTACAGGGTCATGGGCAGATTGCTACGTACTTTTGTGGCTCGAGTTGCAGAAGATTCTCAGAGAGTCTTGAAAAGGGCTTTGGAGTGA
- the LOC101931379 gene encoding interferon-inducible GTPase 5-like isoform X2 has protein sequence MADTRTFWADLFLEWNSHLVDLSQEESEEFQAAVHAGNLTEAITVVKKSDALLKNTKLNVAITGECGSGKSSFINAIRSLADDDEGAAETNVMESAKEPTSYPHPKHTNVTMWDLPGIGTPNHPANTDGGKVDFARYDFFIIITAGRFRESDANLAQEIEQMGKKFYFVRSKVDEDLRNEKKRKTEINEEEVLQRIRNDCIRNLQKAGIVSPQVFLVSRWDFEKYDAPRLQETFLNELDTHKRHVIFRHLLNESEVFNWKKEAVEQQIWKQAFKSGVIATIPLPFLSVWWDVGTLVDNMTKFCESFGLDDDSIKALEKSMRESGELKTVIEFPLAKETSRDEALKLLKEATGLVMMIAKYFISMIPGIGTVIAAVMSYRVMGRLLRTFVARVAEDSQRVLKRALE, from the coding sequence ATGGCAGATACAAGAACTTTCTGGGCTGATTTATTTTTAGAATGGAATTCACACCTTGTTGATCTGTCCCAGGAGGAATCTGAAGAATTCCAGGCTGCTGTCCATGCAGGAAACCTCACTGAAGCCATCACAGTGGTGAAGAAATCTGATGCGTTGTTAAAAAACACCAAGCTCAATGTTGCCATAACCGGAGAGTGTGGCTCTGGCAAGTCATCTTTCATCAACGCCATCAGAAGCCTAGCTGACGATGATGAAGGTGCAGCTGAGACCAACGTGATGGAATCAGCAAAGGAGCCAACTTCTTATCCGCATCCCAAGCACACAAATGTCACCATGTGGGACCTGCCTGGGATCGGGACACCGAATCATCCAGCAAACACAGATGGGGGGAAGGTGGACTTTGCTCGTTATGATTTCTTCATCATTATCACAGCAGGGCGGTTCCGAGAGTCGGATGCCAACCTGGCCCAGGAGATAGAGCAGATGGGGAAGAAGTTTTACTTTGTCCGCTCCAAGGTGGATGAAGACTTGCgtaatgaaaaaaaaagaaaaactgagaTCAACGAGGAGGAAGTCCTGCAGAGAATCAGAAACGATTGCATCAGGAATCTGCAAAAAGCAGGCATCGTTTCCCCACAGGTTTTCCTGGTGTCGAGATGGGACTTTGAGAAGTACGATGCTCCCCGACTTCAGGAGACCTTTTTGAATGAACTTGACACTCACAAGAGACATGTCATCTTTCGTCACCTGCTCAACGAGTCTGAAGTCTTCAACTGGAAAAAAGAGGCCGTGGAGCAGCAGATCTGGAAGCAAGCCTTTAAGTCAGGCGTTATCGCTACTATTCCTCTCCCATTTCTCTCTGTTTGGTGGGATGTTGGCACCTTGGTGGATAACATGACCAAGTTCTGTGAGAGCTTTGGCCTGGATGATGATTCCATCAAAgcacttgaaaaatccatgcGCGAGTCTGGTGAGCTGAAAACCGTGATAGAATTCCCGCTGGCCAAAGAGACATCAAGAGATGAGGCATTAAAGCTTCTGAAAGAGGCTACGGGGCTAGTTATGATGATAGCTAAGTATTTCATTAGCATGATCCCAGGGATTGGTACTGTGATAGCAGCAGTGATGTCTTACAGGGTCATGGGCAGATTGCTACGTACTTTTGTGGCTCGAGTTGCAGAAGATTCTCAGAGAGTCTTGAAAAGGGCTTTGGAGTGA